In the Anastrepha obliqua isolate idAnaObli1 chromosome 1, idAnaObli1_1.0, whole genome shotgun sequence genome, one interval contains:
- the LOC129236329 gene encoding uncharacterized protein LOC129236329, translated as MATGEDMEAFRRSSVIARTPPQAAATTDNTTESSLPTTATQRRTDVSTLEMKGREGTPGTPTTHISKKVTDAPKPQQNPTSCSTDAKQSRQCELIDILGKEIDALIQYVESRRNVHGDIRRMCSIIKRAHTDVLIETDSMERCIRKLSTSKQVQIVSTAGKNTPQSTKRTRAKESPRAATQIATKSPVAKKRKSDSDSSRPQTVNQPMQREEWKKVEKKKKSLKSRKGTIRPMSDAIIIEKKAGGTSYADMLRAVKHSEELKDLSGKVKTMRPTKKGGLLIEFKRSKDVEASSYQMAIEKALDGVASVNLKTHTVTIQCKGLITDLNTEEELLEAITQQAQVKNLKMSAIRSTRTIPGGTQSMYLSLRADDAKKVLELGHLKVGWVRCRVTEVTSPRRCYRCWAYDHVATACKEPDRTKLCRRCGKEGHQAASCKNDEKCALCTGAHAAGSAKCPRYQEAVRLRKT; from the coding sequence ATGGCAACAGGAGAAGATATGGAGGCTTTCAGGAGGAGTTCCGTTATTGCAAGGACCCCTCCacaagcagcagcaacaacagacaACACAACGGAGAGCAGCCTGCCAACAACGGCTACCCAGCGGCGGACAGATGTATCAACACTGGAGATGAAAGGTCGAGAAGGCACGCCCGGGACGCCGACAACCCATATCAGCAAAAAAGTCACTGACGCTCCCAAGCCGCAGCAAAACCCTACTTCCTGCAGCACTGATGCAAAACAAAGCAGGCAATGTGAATTGATCGACATCCTTGGAAAAGAAATTGATGCACTTATTCAATACGTGGAATCACGCCGTAATGTCCACGGTGACATAAGAAGAATGTGCAGTATTATCAAAAGAGCTCACACAGACGTTCTCATTGAAACGGATTCAATGGAACGTTGCATAAGAAAATTGTCTACCTCTAAACAGGTGCAAATTGTTTCGACAGCAGGGAAAAACACTCCTCAGTCGACTAAGAGAACTAGAGCCAAAGAAAGCCCAAGAGCTGCAACCCAGATTGCAACAAAGTCTCCAGTTGCTAAAAAGAGGAAAAGCGACTCTGATTCTTCCCGGCCACAAACTGTAAATCAACCCATGCAGAGGGAAGAGTGGAAAAAGGtagagaagaaaaagaaatcgcTGAAAAGCAGAAAAGGCACCATCAGGCCAATGTCGGACGCCATTATTATCGAGAAAAAGGCGGGCGGTACATCATATGCGGATATGCTGCGAGCAGTAAAGCACAGCGAAGAACTGAAGGACCTTAGCGGAAAAGTTAAGACGATGCGACCTACAAAAAAAGGTGGCCTTCTTATAGAATTTAAAAGGAGCAAGGATGTTGAGGCCAGTAGTTACCAAATGGCTATTGAAAAAGCGCTGGACGGTGTAGCGTCGGTGAACCTGAAGACGCATACAGTCACAATCCAATGTAAAGGTCTTATCACTGACCTGAACACGGAGGAGGAGCTACTTGAAGCGATTACTCAGCAGGCGCAGGTGAAAAATCTAAAGATGTCGGCGATACGAAGCACACGCACCATTCCAGGAGGTACACAGTCAATGTATTTATCGTTGCGTGCAGATGATGCCAAAAAGGTGCTGGAGCTAGGACATCTCAAAGTAGGATGGGTAAGATGTCGAGTAACAGAAGTTACATCACCGAGACGGTGCTACAGATGCTGGGCATACGATCACGTAGCAACCGCGTGTAAAGAACCCGATCGCACCAAATTGTGCAGACGATGTGGAAAAGAAGGCCACCAAGCAGCAAGCTGCAAAAACGATGAAAAATGTGCGCTGTGTACCGGAGCACATGCAGCTGGCAGCGCAAAGTGCCCGCGCTACCAAGAGGCGGTGCGTCTTAGAAAAACATGA